The proteins below are encoded in one region of Tolumonas auensis DSM 9187:
- the rplJ gene encoding 50S ribosomal protein L10 produces MALGLEDKKAIVAEVSEAAKGALSAVAADSRGVTVAKMTALRQSAREAGVYMRVVRNTLLTRAVEGSDFECMKDVFVGPTLIAFSNEHPGAAARLFKEFAKGNDKFSIKGGAFQGEFIPAAQIDRLATLPTYEEAIAKLMATMKEASAGKLVRTLAALRDKKEAEAA; encoded by the coding sequence ATGGCGTTAGGACTCGAAGACAAAAAAGCGATTGTCGCTGAAGTCAGCGAAGCTGCCAAAGGCGCACTGTCTGCTGTTGCTGCGGATTCCCGCGGTGTAACAGTAGCCAAGATGACCGCTCTGCGTCAGTCTGCTCGTGAAGCAGGCGTTTACATGCGTGTTGTTCGTAACACTCTGCTGACTCGTGCAGTAGAAGGTTCCGATTTCGAATGCATGAAAGACGTATTTGTTGGTCCGACCCTGATCGCGTTCTCTAACGAACATCCGGGCGCTGCTGCTCGTCTGTTCAAAGAGTTTGCTAAAGGGAACGATAAGTTCTCTATCAAGGGTGGTGCGTTCCAGGGTGAATTCATCCCTGCAGCTCAAATTGATCGTCTGGCAACTCTGCCGACTTACGAAGAAGCAATTGCGAAACTGATGGCTACTATGAAAGAAGCTTCAGCTGGCAAGCTGGTTCGTACTCTGGCAGCTCTGCGCGACAAGAAAGAAGCCGAAGCGGCTTAA
- the rplA gene encoding 50S ribosomal protein L1 yields MAKLTKRMRVIREKVDATKEYGITEAVALLKELATAKFVESVDVAVNLGIDARKSDQNVRGATVLPNGTGRTVRVAVFTQGANAEAATAAGADLVGMEDLAEQVKRGELNFDVVIASPDAMRVVGQLGQILGPRGLMPNPKVGTVTPNVAEAVKNAKAGQVRYRNDKNGIIHSTIGKVDFTEAQLKENLESLLVALKKAKPSTSKGQFIKKVSLSTTMGAGMAVDQASLDTKAA; encoded by the coding sequence ATGGCTAAATTAACTAAACGCATGCGCGTAATTCGTGAAAAAGTTGATGCTACTAAAGAGTATGGCATCACCGAAGCCGTTGCTTTACTGAAAGAGCTGGCTACTGCTAAATTCGTAGAAAGCGTTGACGTAGCTGTTAACCTGGGTATCGACGCTCGTAAATCAGACCAGAACGTTCGTGGCGCCACCGTACTGCCAAACGGCACCGGTCGTACCGTTCGTGTTGCTGTATTTACTCAGGGCGCTAATGCTGAAGCTGCAACTGCAGCTGGTGCTGACCTGGTAGGTATGGAAGACCTGGCTGAACAAGTTAAACGTGGTGAACTGAACTTCGACGTAGTTATTGCTTCTCCTGATGCAATGCGCGTTGTTGGTCAACTGGGTCAAATCCTGGGCCCACGTGGTCTGATGCCAAACCCGAAAGTTGGTACTGTGACTCCTAACGTTGCTGAAGCTGTTAAAAATGCTAAAGCAGGTCAGGTTCGTTACCGTAACGACAAGAATGGTATCATCCATTCTACCATTGGTAAGGTTGACTTCACTGAAGCTCAGCTGAAAGAGAACTTAGAATCACTGCTGGTTGCGCTGAAAAAAGCTAAACCATCTACTTCTAAAGGCCAATTCATCAAGAAAGTTAGCTTGTCCACCACTATGGGTGCAGGTATGGCTGTTGATCAGGCTTCTCTGGATACCAAAGCTGCTTAA
- the rpoB gene encoding DNA-directed RNA polymerase subunit beta, whose protein sequence is MVNSYTEKKRIRKDFGKRDQVLETPYLLSIQLDSFKQFLDADPEGAYGLEAAFRSVFPITSYSGTAELQYVSYRLGEPVFDVKECQIRGVTYSAPLRVKLRLVLFDKEAAAGTVKEIKEQEVYMGEIPLMTDNGTFVINGTERVIVSQLHRSPGVFFDHDKGKTHSSGKVLYNARVIPYRGSWLDFEFDAKDNLFVRIDRRRKLPATIILRALEFTTEEILTTFFETIKFEIKDGKVLMELVPERLRGETATFDIVAGGDVVVEKGRRITARHIRQLEKAGISQIEVPVEYVVGKISARDYVNPQTGEVMINANTALSLEAIANLSQAGFKQFEVLFTNELDHGSYISETLRIDSSTNRLEALVEIYRMMRPGEPPTKDAAEQLFENLFFSADRYDLSTVGRMKFNSRLARPDHIGSGILSQDDIVDVMKQLIAIRNGKDDVDDIDHLGNRRIRSVGEMAENQFRVGLVRVERAVKERLSLGDLDAIQPQDLINAKPISAAVKEFFGSSQLSQFMDQNNPLSEITHKRRISALGPGGLTRERAGFEVRDVHPTHYGRLCPIETPEGPNIGLINSLAVYSRTNEYGFLETPYRKVIDGVITDEVDYLSAIEEGNFVIAQANANVDADARLKDELIPCRHKGESTFMNAEQIQYMDVSPQQVVSVAASLIPFLEHDDANRALMGSNMQRQAVPTLRADKPLVGTGMERAVAVDSGVTVVAKRGGTIDYVDASRIVVKVNEDELLPGEAGIDIYNLTKYTRSNQNTCINQRPCVSVGEPVMLGDVLADGPSTDLGELALGQNMRVAFMPWNGYNFEDSILVSERVVQEDRLTTIHIQELSCIARDTKLGPEEITADIPNVGEAALSKLDESGIVYVGAEVKGGDILVGKVTPKGETQLTPEEKLLRAIFGEKASDVKDSSLRVPNGVYGTVIDVQVFTRDGVEKDKRAKEVEDMQLRDAKKDLTEEFKILEDGIFGRARSLLIANGFGEDRLSKLDRKRWLEQSLDDEGKQVELEQIAEQHIALKEEFDRKFEAKRQKIIQGDDLAPGVLKIVKVYLAVKRRIQPGDKMAGRHGNKGVISKICPVEDMPYDDEGNPVDIVLNPLGVPSRMNIGQILEVHLGLAAKGIGEKIDRMVKEQRELAELREFLQRVYDLGGSDQQQIDIATLSDDDVRTLVQNLRKGLPVATPVFDGAKESEIKELLKLADKPESGQITLFDGRTGMPFERVVTVGYMYMLKLNHLVDDKMHARSTGSYSLVTQQPLGGKAQFGGQRFGEMEVWALEAYGAAYTLQEMLTVKSDDVNGRTKMYKNIVDGDHRMEPGIPESFNVLLKEIRSLGINIELEEE, encoded by the coding sequence ATGGTTAACTCTTATACCGAAAAAAAACGCATTCGTAAGGACTTCGGTAAGCGTGATCAGGTACTGGAAACGCCTTATCTCTTGTCCATTCAGCTGGACTCCTTCAAACAATTCCTTGATGCCGACCCAGAAGGGGCATACGGGCTTGAGGCTGCGTTCCGCAGCGTATTCCCCATTACCAGTTATTCTGGTACTGCGGAGCTGCAGTATGTCAGCTATCGCTTGGGAGAACCGGTCTTTGACGTAAAAGAGTGTCAGATCCGTGGCGTCACCTATTCAGCTCCATTGCGCGTGAAGTTGCGCTTAGTGCTGTTTGATAAAGAAGCCGCGGCAGGCACAGTCAAAGAAATTAAAGAACAAGAAGTGTACATGGGCGAAATCCCGCTGATGACCGATAACGGCACCTTTGTTATCAATGGTACAGAGCGTGTTATCGTTTCCCAGCTGCATCGTAGCCCGGGCGTGTTCTTTGATCACGATAAGGGTAAAACCCACTCTTCTGGTAAGGTTCTGTATAACGCACGCGTTATTCCTTACCGTGGTTCCTGGTTGGATTTCGAATTTGATGCCAAAGACAACCTGTTTGTGCGTATTGACCGTCGCCGTAAATTACCGGCAACGATCATCCTGCGCGCATTAGAATTTACGACAGAAGAAATTCTGACGACATTCTTTGAAACCATTAAATTCGAAATCAAAGATGGCAAAGTTCTGATGGAACTGGTACCGGAGCGTCTGCGTGGTGAAACCGCTACCTTCGATATTGTTGCCGGTGGTGATGTGGTGGTCGAAAAAGGCCGTCGTATTACTGCACGTCACATTCGTCAGCTGGAAAAAGCCGGTATTAGTCAAATTGAAGTACCGGTTGAGTATGTCGTAGGCAAAATTTCTGCTAGAGACTACGTGAATCCGCAGACTGGCGAAGTGATGATCAATGCAAATACTGCATTGAGTCTGGAGGCCATTGCTAACCTGTCTCAAGCTGGTTTTAAACAGTTTGAAGTCCTGTTCACTAACGAACTGGATCATGGTTCATATATCTCTGAAACTCTGCGTATCGATTCGAGCACTAACCGTCTGGAAGCATTAGTAGAAATCTACCGTATGATGCGTCCTGGTGAGCCGCCAACGAAAGATGCTGCGGAGCAGTTGTTTGAGAATCTGTTCTTCTCTGCTGATCGTTACGATCTGTCAACTGTCGGCCGTATGAAGTTTAACAGTCGCCTGGCGCGTCCTGATCATATCGGCAGTGGTATTTTGTCCCAGGACGACATCGTCGACGTAATGAAACAGCTGATTGCTATCCGTAACGGTAAAGACGATGTGGATGATATCGATCATCTGGGTAACCGTCGTATCCGTTCCGTGGGCGAAATGGCTGAAAACCAATTCCGTGTGGGCTTGGTGCGTGTTGAGCGTGCAGTAAAAGAACGCCTGTCTCTGGGTGATCTGGATGCAATTCAACCGCAGGATCTGATCAATGCGAAGCCAATTTCTGCAGCCGTTAAAGAATTCTTCGGCTCCAGTCAGCTGTCTCAGTTTATGGATCAGAACAACCCGCTGTCAGAAATTACGCACAAACGTCGTATTTCTGCGTTAGGCCCGGGTGGTTTGACTCGTGAACGTGCAGGCTTCGAAGTTCGAGACGTACATCCGACTCACTATGGTCGTCTGTGTCCAATCGAAACACCTGAAGGTCCGAACATCGGTCTGATCAACTCTCTGGCGGTTTATTCCCGTACTAACGAATATGGTTTCCTGGAAACACCATATCGTAAAGTCATCGACGGTGTGATCACCGACGAAGTGGATTATCTGTCTGCAATCGAAGAAGGTAACTTCGTGATTGCACAGGCAAATGCTAATGTTGATGCTGATGCTCGCCTGAAAGATGAACTGATCCCTTGCCGTCATAAAGGTGAATCTACCTTTATGAACGCAGAGCAGATCCAGTATATGGACGTGAGTCCACAGCAGGTTGTTTCTGTTGCGGCATCGCTGATCCCATTCCTTGAACACGATGATGCGAACCGTGCATTGATGGGTTCAAACATGCAACGTCAGGCTGTACCAACTCTGCGTGCTGATAAGCCGCTGGTCGGTACCGGTATGGAACGTGCTGTAGCGGTTGACTCCGGTGTAACTGTTGTTGCTAAACGTGGTGGCACCATCGATTACGTTGATGCTTCCCGTATTGTGGTTAAGGTAAATGAAGATGAGCTGTTACCAGGCGAAGCCGGTATCGACATCTATAACCTGACTAAATATACCCGTTCTAACCAGAACACCTGTATCAACCAGCGTCCTTGTGTGTCTGTTGGTGAACCGGTAATGCTGGGTGACGTACTGGCTGATGGTCCTTCCACCGATTTAGGTGAGCTGGCTCTGGGTCAGAACATGCGCGTCGCGTTCATGCCATGGAACGGTTATAACTTCGAAGACTCGATTCTGGTTTCAGAACGTGTTGTGCAGGAAGATCGCCTGACTACTATCCATATTCAGGAACTGTCTTGTATCGCCCGTGATACCAAATTAGGCCCGGAAGAAATCACTGCTGATATTCCAAACGTAGGTGAAGCTGCTCTGTCTAAACTGGACGAGTCAGGCATCGTTTATGTTGGTGCTGAAGTGAAAGGCGGCGACATTCTGGTTGGTAAAGTGACACCCAAAGGTGAGACTCAGCTGACACCAGAAGAGAAGCTGCTGCGTGCGATCTTCGGTGAAAAAGCATCTGATGTTAAAGATTCATCGCTGCGTGTTCCTAACGGTGTTTACGGTACTGTTATTGACGTTCAGGTCTTTACTCGTGATGGCGTGGAAAAAGATAAACGCGCTAAAGAAGTTGAAGACATGCAACTGCGTGATGCCAAAAAGGATCTGACTGAAGAATTCAAGATCCTGGAAGATGGCATTTTCGGTCGCGCCCGTTCCTTGTTGATTGCTAACGGTTTTGGTGAAGACAGATTGTCTAAGCTGGATCGTAAGAGATGGCTGGAACAGTCACTGGATGACGAAGGCAAACAGGTTGAGCTGGAACAGATTGCTGAACAACACATTGCACTGAAAGAAGAATTCGATCGTAAGTTTGAAGCCAAGCGTCAGAAAATCATCCAGGGTGATGATCTGGCACCAGGCGTACTGAAGATCGTTAAAGTTTATCTGGCAGTGAAACGTCGTATCCAGCCAGGTGACAAGATGGCGGGTCGTCACGGGAACAAAGGGGTTATCTCCAAAATTTGTCCGGTTGAAGACATGCCATACGATGACGAAGGGAATCCTGTCGATATCGTACTGAACCCGTTGGGCGTACCATCACGTATGAACATCGGTCAGATCCTGGAAGTTCACCTTGGTCTGGCAGCAAAAGGCATCGGCGAAAAAATTGATCGTATGGTCAAAGAACAACGCGAGCTGGCTGAGCTGCGTGAGTTCCTGCAACGCGTTTATGATCTGGGTGGCAGTGATCAACAACAAATTGATATTGCTACACTGAGCGATGACGATGTTCGGACTCTGGTACAGAACCTGCGTAAAGGTTTACCTGTCGCAACACCGGTGTTTGATGGTGCGAAAGAGAGTGAAATCAAAGAACTGCTGAAACTGGCTGATAAACCTGAGTCTGGCCAGATCACCCTGTTCGATGGTCGTACCGGTATGCCGTTTGAGCGTGTTGTAACTGTTGGTTACATGTACATGCTGAAACTGAACCACTTGGTTGATGACAAGATGCATGCCCGTTCTACCGGTTCTTACAGTCTGGTTACTCAGCAGCCTTTGGGCGGTAAAGCACAGTTCGGTGGTCAGCGCTTCGGGGAGATGGAAGTGTGGGCACTGGAAGCATACGGTGCCGCTTACACTCTGCAGGAAATGTTGACTGTTAAGTCGGACGATGTGAATGGCCGTACTAAGATGTATAAGAACATCGTAGATGGCGATCACCGCATGGAACCTGGCATACCAGAATCCTTCAACGTATTGTTGAAGGAAATCCGCTCCTTGGGTATCAACATCGAGCTGGAAGAAGAGTAA
- the rplL gene encoding 50S ribosomal protein L7/L12, producing the protein MSITKDQIIEAVASMSVMEVVELITAMEEKFGVSAAAVAAGPAAAAEAVEEQTEFNVMLTAIGANKVAVIKAVRAATSLGLKEAKDLVEAAPTAVKEAVSKDEAEALKKELEAAGASVEIK; encoded by the coding sequence ATGTCTATCACTAAAGACCAAATCATCGAAGCCGTTGCTTCTATGTCCGTAATGGAAGTTGTAGAACTGATCACCGCTATGGAAGAGAAGTTCGGTGTTTCTGCTGCTGCTGTAGCTGCCGGCCCAGCCGCTGCTGCTGAAGCGGTTGAAGAACAAACTGAATTCAATGTTATGCTGACCGCTATCGGCGCTAACAAAGTAGCAGTAATCAAAGCAGTTCGTGCTGCAACCTCTCTGGGTCTGAAAGAAGCTAAAGACCTGGTAGAAGCTGCTCCAACTGCAGTTAAAGAAGCAGTATCTAAAGATGAAGCTGAAGCTCTGAAGAAAGAGCTGGAAGCTGCAGGTGCTTCTGTTGAGATCAAATAA